From one Culex quinquefasciatus strain JHB chromosome 3, VPISU_Cqui_1.0_pri_paternal, whole genome shotgun sequence genomic stretch:
- the LOC6046226 gene encoding uncharacterized protein LOC6046226, whose protein sequence is MAEPDFTNPELSADAIKREPSPIAGPSCAPVEQPPPIKDEVPDGDFDEFDEDGYSSLEGEPTVEPMAPSIPVEQLPKPDSMTRLRYMPYTVQDLSAGAVDGRCPQDWPLAHLWPVYVGNFRCADAAQCSSAIRHYFASKGLLVRWFFQLKDDYYFQFQKKANLYDGLVYFGSEQDAVQALGADHSIHNGYTLNVFPGRDPVFFPPDRSAMFRNIRSGYVYSEEFFARALMARHGGVRCVVKFDIKNGAAEFYSVAQTQGVFSKERQFQPSLVGHQALQKQRYVEANIQEQILNGLGAQPNALLMTENDPIYRKMQSAELPEPLRCPGPPPRRHGGGDGSIQPVRRGPSKYSQKVKFNNKLKKMRRLIERDLAEGREPHLNRHCSKQDKKRFQQIYNQVKQQRKW, encoded by the coding sequence ATGGCGGAACCTGACTTTACCAACCCGGAGTTGTCGGCTGACGCCATCAAGCGGGAACCGTCGCCGATTGCCGGCCCTTCGTGTGCCCCCGTCGAACAACCGCCGCCGATCAAGGATGAAGTTCCGGATGGCGATTTCGATGAGTTCGACGAGGATGGTTATTCCTCGCTGGAGGGAGAGCCGACCGTCGAGCCGATGGCACCCTCGATTCCGGTAGAGCAGCTGCCCAAACCGGACAGTATGACTCGGCTGCGTTACATGCCGTACACTGTTCAGGATTTGAGTGCTGGAGCGGTGGATGGGCGGTGTCCTCAGGATTGGCCACTGGCTCATTTGTGGCCGGTTTACGTGGGCAACTTCCGATGCGCGGACGCTGCGCAGTGCTCCAGTGCCATCCGGCATTACTTTGCCTCTAAGGGACTGCTGGTGCGTTGGTTTTTCCAGCTGAAGGACGATTATTACttccagttccagaagaagGCCAACCTTTACGACGGATTGGTGTACTTTGGGTCGGAGCAGGACGCCGTGCAGGCTCTCGGGGCTGACCACTCGATTCACAACGGGTACACGTTGAACGTGTTCCCGGGCCGTGATCCGGTGTTCTTCCCGCCGGACCGGAGCGCCATGTTCCGGAACATTCGCTCGGGGTACGTTTACAGCGAGGAATTTTTCGCTCGCGCCCTGATGGCACGCCACGGCGGGGTCCGCTGCGTGGTCAAGTTCGACATCAAGAACGGAGCTGCGGAGTTTTACTCGGTGGCCCAAACGCAGGGAGTGTTCTCCAAGGAGCGTCAGTTTCAACCTTCGCTCGTGGGACATCAAGCGCTGCAGAAGCAACGGTACGTCGAGGCCAACATTCAGGAGCAGATTCTGAACGGCTTGGGCGCGCAGCCGAACGCGCTTCTGATGACCGAAAACGATCCAATCTACCGGAAGATGCAGTCGGCCGAACTGCCGGAACCGTTGCGATGCCCTGGACCTCCACCAAGGCGCCACGGTGGTGGCGATGGATCGATTCAACCGGTTCGCCGAGGACCGTCCAAGTACTCGCAGAAGGTCAAGTTTAACAACAAGTTGAAAAAGATGCGCCGTCTGATCGAGCGGGATTTGGCCGAAGGACGGGAGCCGCACCTGAACCGGCATTGTTCCAAGCAAGACAAGAAACGCTTTCAGCAGATTTACAACCAGGTCAAGCAGCAACGCAAATGGTAA